A single Desulfovibrio gilichinskyi DNA region contains:
- a CDS encoding phosphate/phosphite/phosphonate ABC transporter substrate-binding protein, which yields MLKLKFLIPTVLLLIGIALYLRGHGLDENIVKVDMSIREEISVPEPETAITYAYLPQYSHKVSYQRHNKLIEYIAKETGLTLRQVFPDTFEEHRRMVENGDIDISFSNPMTYIKIANSGAQAFARIIEPSGSPTFRGQIIARRDNRFIRKIKDCRGKSWIAVDPLSAGGYLFALGLFLDQGITADDFKEIAFAAGPGGKQEKAVLAVYAGKYDFASIREGTLDIVKDKVNISKLKIVAETEPYPSWVYAARKGLDPKIKNLIANAMFKLSMDNPKQAEILKQAGMRGIIPAQDSDYDSIRQLMAKLGLTTIHSKEWGGKK from the coding sequence ATGCTGAAACTTAAGTTTTTAATCCCTACAGTCCTGTTGCTTATCGGCATAGCTCTATATCTTCGCGGACATGGTCTGGATGAGAATATAGTTAAAGTAGACATGTCTATCCGGGAAGAAATAAGCGTTCCCGAGCCTGAAACAGCCATTACTTACGCATATCTTCCGCAATATTCACATAAAGTTTCATATCAAAGACATAACAAACTAATCGAATATATCGCTAAAGAAACCGGCCTGACTCTCAGGCAGGTTTTCCCTGATACATTTGAAGAACACCGCCGAATGGTTGAAAACGGAGATATTGATATTTCCTTTTCAAACCCGATGACCTACATAAAAATAGCGAATTCCGGAGCGCAAGCATTCGCCCGCATAATAGAGCCCTCAGGCAGCCCTACTTTCAGGGGACAGATAATAGCAAGACGTGACAACCGTTTCATTCGCAAAATTAAAGACTGCAGAGGAAAAAGCTGGATTGCTGTCGACCCCCTTTCTGCCGGAGGCTATCTTTTTGCTCTGGGGCTGTTTCTCGACCAAGGTATTACTGCCGATGATTTTAAAGAGATCGCATTTGCTGCCGGACCTGGAGGAAAACAGGAAAAAGCGGTTCTCGCTGTCTATGCCGGAAAATACGATTTTGCTTCAATTCGCGAAGGGACACTTGATATAGTAAAAGACAAAGTTAATATTTCTAAGCTCAAAATTGTAGCAGAAACTGAACCATATCCGAGCTGGGTATATGCAGCTCGCAAAGGGCTTGACCCTAAAATAAAAAATCTCATCGCAAACGCTATGTTTAAACTTTCCATGGACAACCCAAAGCAGGCGGAAATTTTAAAACAAGCCGGAATGCGTGGAATTATTCCGGCACAAGACAGTGACTATGATTCTATCAGACAACTCATGGCTAAATTAGGGCTTACCACTATACATAGCAAAGAATGGGGAGGTAAGAAATGA
- a CDS encoding sulfite exporter TauE/SafE family protein: MFKSRKSLLIMALAALAVVVFFEPAFAGKLQAAIDATPKGTGPGEINTELATGFLGINGAPSPNLILGFAWAIWVGWIFSTVGAFGGIMAGVGHITIYGFGNFASTFKKTSPVMNKLVTDSIRVSNQWLVGTSAAMSSYNYFKMGRLVLPLGLSLAAGSIAGSYLVPWLTAGKISLKDYIGYFGLFVLFLGCYLLYETSPRGQANKKEAKEAAKAFEASIKKEKEGGAVDTQSLGVKVISFSLTKCIFTFYGVEFSFNPLIPVVGGFCIASLASFLGVGGGFLLVPFLTSVAGLPMYLVAGTSALAVLVGMTTSIFTYMVVKDTPVFWPLIGVELVGILVGSFIGPRTSKYIPDVWLKRLFIVLALYVGIRYATKGFLGYSFLPPF, encoded by the coding sequence ATGTTTAAATCCCGCAAAAGCCTTTTGATTATGGCTCTGGCGGCGCTGGCAGTGGTGGTTTTTTTCGAGCCGGCCTTCGCAGGCAAACTGCAAGCTGCTATCGATGCCACCCCTAAAGGTACAGGTCCAGGCGAAATCAACACCGAACTGGCTACCGGATTCTTAGGAATCAACGGAGCTCCATCCCCTAACCTTATTCTCGGATTTGCATGGGCAATCTGGGTTGGTTGGATTTTCTCAACTGTCGGCGCATTCGGCGGAATCATGGCTGGTGTAGGTCACATCACCATCTACGGATTCGGTAACTTTGCTTCTACATTCAAGAAAACTTCTCCTGTAATGAACAAGCTCGTTACAGACTCTATCCGTGTATCCAACCAGTGGCTTGTAGGTACATCCGCAGCGATGTCTTCTTACAACTACTTCAAGATGGGTCGTCTTGTTCTTCCTTTGGGACTTTCACTTGCAGCCGGTTCAATCGCAGGTTCATACCTTGTGCCTTGGCTCACAGCAGGTAAAATTTCTCTGAAAGACTACATCGGATACTTTGGTCTTTTCGTTCTTTTCCTCGGTTGTTACCTCCTTTACGAAACATCTCCTAGAGGACAGGCAAACAAGAAAGAAGCTAAAGAAGCAGCAAAAGCTTTCGAAGCATCAATCAAAAAAGAAAAAGAAGGCGGAGCCGTTGATACCCAGTCTTTGGGTGTTAAAGTTATCAGCTTTTCTCTCACCAAGTGTATTTTCACTTTCTACGGTGTAGAATTCTCTTTCAACCCTCTGATTCCAGTTGTCGGTGGTTTCTGCATCGCATCACTCGCTTCCTTCCTCGGAGTCGGCGGCGGATTCTTGCTTGTTCCTTTCCTGACAAGTGTTGCCGGGCTTCCTATGTACCTCGTAGCAGGAACATCAGCTCTGGCTGTTCTGGTCGGTATGACAACTTCTATCTTCACCTACATGGTTGTTAAAGATACTCCTGTATTCTGGCCTCTGATCGGTGTTGAACTTGTCGGTATCCTTGTCGGTTCCTTTATTGGACCACGCACTTCCAAGTACATCCCTGACGTATGGCTCAAGAGACTCTTTATTGTTCTCGCACTTTACGTTGGTATCCGTTACGCAACCAAGGGCTTCCTCGGTTACAGCTTCTTGCCTCCGTTCTAG
- a CDS encoding DUF169 domain-containing protein — MTYKEIQELLMKEMRLYHYPVAVKFFFKQEEVDQFKKTAEFFTPVKPMTYCQWEIAARMKGQTVYSDIDGLMCGNAKYSFGWKDLDDAEIKGHAKYTRDLAQAEKFVKTKSQLPKGLIGIAVAPLGDIDGVFEPDVVHFYVDNMQSYHLAVDYMAATDTHPLRPNVTMNSSACGGTVYSYIEDEFNMCPACSGSYNAGKTERGEINVMIPGTKFKAVVDRLVERINEKGSGAITRPGDGFPGADVCKNCPLIIFKKNEEPK; from the coding sequence ATGACTTACAAGGAAATTCAAGAATTGCTGATGAAGGAAATGAGACTTTATCATTATCCAGTCGCTGTTAAATTTTTCTTTAAACAAGAAGAAGTCGACCAGTTCAAAAAAACTGCCGAATTCTTTACTCCAGTCAAGCCTATGACTTATTGCCAGTGGGAAATTGCTGCCCGCATGAAAGGGCAGACCGTTTACTCAGACATCGACGGCCTCATGTGTGGAAACGCAAAGTACAGCTTCGGCTGGAAAGACCTTGATGATGCTGAAATCAAAGGACACGCAAAATACACCCGCGACCTCGCACAGGCTGAAAAATTTGTTAAGACTAAATCTCAGCTCCCTAAAGGCCTTATCGGAATAGCTGTTGCGCCTCTGGGAGATATTGACGGTGTATTCGAACCTGATGTTGTCCACTTTTATGTAGATAATATGCAGTCCTACCACCTTGCAGTAGATTACATGGCTGCAACTGACACTCACCCGCTTCGTCCTAATGTAACAATGAACTCATCCGCATGCGGTGGTACTGTTTATTCTTATATTGAAGACGAATTCAATATGTGCCCAGCATGCTCCGGTAGCTATAATGCAGGTAAAACCGAACGCGGTGAAATCAACGTAATGATTCCAGGCACAAAATTTAAAGCCGTTGTGGACAGACTCGTTGAGCGCATTAATGAAAAAGGCAGCGGCGCAATCACACGCCCCGGCGATGGATTCCCCGGTGCTGATGTTTGTAAGAACTGTCCTTTGATCATCTTCAAGAAAAACGAAGAACCGAAATAG
- a CDS encoding N-acyl homoserine lactonase family protein, with protein MNTYKIHPIVMGTKRFDKGMMTYQHDYGTPYIIPIYCWYLEGGDKTVIVDTGEMKPVISDDREKGLGGRIYTFEDGLAKYGLKPEDIDIVIHTHLHNDHCENDYKCVNAKIYAHRKELEHIHNPHPLDFRYLEDYIEDVEDNGQIEIIDSDCEIVPGIRVKHTPVHTEGGLTVLVDTKGGLAAITGFCVIMENFYPPLEVTGMEMEVIPPGTSVNTYKAYDIMLEVKSLADIIIPLHEPLFAKVDTVEGT; from the coding sequence ATGAATACATATAAAATACATCCTATTGTAATGGGAACAAAGAGATTTGATAAGGGGATGATGACATATCAGCATGACTATGGAACTCCATATATTATACCTATTTATTGCTGGTATTTGGAAGGTGGAGATAAGACTGTTATTGTTGATACCGGCGAAATGAAACCTGTTATCTCCGATGATCGCGAGAAGGGGCTCGGGGGTAGAATTTATACTTTTGAGGATGGTTTAGCCAAATACGGTTTAAAACCTGAAGACATAGATATTGTTATTCATACTCATTTACATAACGACCATTGTGAAAATGATTATAAATGCGTGAATGCTAAGATTTATGCTCACCGTAAGGAGCTTGAACACATACATAATCCTCATCCTTTAGATTTCAGATATCTGGAAGATTATATAGAAGATGTTGAAGATAACGGGCAAATTGAAATAATTGATAGTGATTGTGAAATAGTTCCCGGAATCAGAGTAAAGCATACACCGGTACATACGGAAGGCGGGCTTACCGTACTTGTAGATACCAAAGGCGGATTAGCTGCAATTACCGGTTTTTGTGTAATTATGGAGAATTTTTATCCGCCGCTTGAAGTAACCGGTATGGAAATGGAAGTGATACCTCCGGGTACAAGTGTTAACACCTACAAAGCGTATGATATCATGCTCGAAGTGAAATCGCTTGCAGATATAATCATTCCGCTCCATGAGCCGCTATTTGCAAAGGTTGATACTGTCGAAGGAACATAA
- a CDS encoding MDR/zinc-dependent alcohol dehydrogenase-like family protein encodes MRAVYFKDRNIELIETEKPQLSEGEALLKVIIAGICNTDIELHKGYYGFEGVPGHEFVAIVEECPDNPEFIGKRVVADINIADSSYSGDPRHAPGRNVIGIANHDGAFAEYLKAPVSNLYVVEDSVATQAAVFAEPLAAALEVSQQIHITADMRVMVLGDGKLGILTALALRIYNPNVLLIGKHADKLAIAADQGVATYCIESVEALSELAVKHGRYDLVVEATGSESGLAYAIDFVRPEGTVVAKTTSHKPTLINLAKVVVDEISIVGSRCGDIGLALSTLEHGLIDVSGLIEAEYNFDQFLSAFEHACRKGSKKILVRM; translated from the coding sequence TTGCGAGCAGTATATTTTAAAGATAGAAATATTGAATTAATTGAGACTGAAAAGCCTCAATTATCAGAAGGTGAAGCCCTCTTAAAAGTCATTATTGCCGGAATTTGCAATACGGATATTGAGCTTCATAAAGGTTATTACGGTTTTGAAGGTGTTCCGGGGCATGAATTTGTCGCAATAGTTGAAGAGTGTCCTGATAACCCTGAATTCATCGGGAAAAGGGTTGTTGCAGATATTAATATTGCGGACAGTTCCTATTCCGGTGATCCGCGGCACGCACCTGGTAGGAATGTTATAGGAATAGCGAATCATGATGGTGCTTTTGCCGAGTATCTCAAGGCTCCGGTTAGCAATCTTTATGTTGTTGAAGATAGTGTTGCTACTCAGGCGGCTGTTTTCGCTGAGCCTCTTGCCGCCGCCCTTGAAGTAAGCCAGCAGATCCATATAACAGCCGATATGCGGGTTATGGTGCTTGGGGATGGAAAGCTCGGCATACTGACGGCATTAGCATTAAGGATATATAATCCGAATGTACTTTTGATCGGAAAGCACGCTGATAAACTTGCGATTGCCGCAGATCAGGGAGTAGCAACTTATTGTATTGAAAGTGTGGAAGCTCTTTCTGAATTAGCGGTTAAGCATGGCCGATATGATCTGGTTGTTGAGGCAACAGGAAGTGAGAGCGGGTTAGCGTATGCCATAGATTTTGTACGACCTGAAGGAACTGTCGTAGCTAAAACAACATCTCATAAGCCGACATTAATAAATCTTGCTAAAGTGGTTGTAGATGAAATTTCGATTGTAGGTTCCCGCTGCGGTGATATCGGACTTGCTCTTTCGACTCTTGAGCATGGCCTTATTGATGTTTCAGGGTTGATAGAAGCTGAGTATAATTTTGATCAGTTTCTATCAGCGTTTGAGCATGCGTGCCGCAAAGGTTCAAAAAAGATACTTGTAAGGATGTAG
- a CDS encoding holin family protein: MIGSILDLGSTIIDKIWPDAGDREKAKLKLVELQSKGELVEIESRLKIMLAEMSGNWLQRSWRPILMLTIITIVANNYLLYPYMSLFWAEAPKLELPPQLWSLMQLGLSGYVVGRSAEKVVKTWRENGG; the protein is encoded by the coding sequence ATGATCGGTTCTATTCTGGATCTGGGATCAACGATTATCGACAAAATCTGGCCTGATGCTGGTGACAGGGAAAAAGCGAAACTTAAGCTCGTGGAATTGCAAAGTAAGGGGGAGCTTGTTGAGATTGAATCCCGTCTGAAAATCATGCTGGCGGAAATGTCAGGTAACTGGCTTCAGCGTTCATGGCGGCCTATTCTTATGCTGACCATAATTACCATAGTGGCTAATAATTACCTTTTGTATCCGTACATGAGTTTGTTTTGGGCAGAAGCACCGAAGTTGGAACTTCCGCCGCAACTCTGGTCACTGATGCAGCTGGGGCTTAGCGGTTACGTTGTGGGTCGAAGCGCGGAAAAAGTTGTTAAAACATGGAGGGAAAATGGTGGTTGA
- a CDS encoding aminobutyrate aminotransferase, which produces MSSYYRPDLPKSGRSSVWFDYGSPGFNGYFKWHKTTYGTNPSFNASGLSAPSNWQMPDEWTFSDATGHWYTPGEMKNAGFNLIDGEWLHPNDIRKREIDKENADIEARISARNANEEKMRQVHALGRKKTILTGPVGVSGVAKVEKQFLQNSKGVMQ; this is translated from the coding sequence ATGAGCAGTTATTACAGACCTGACCTGCCTAAATCAGGCAGATCTTCCGTCTGGTTTGACTATGGATCTCCGGGGTTTAACGGTTATTTTAAATGGCATAAAACTACCTATGGAACGAATCCATCATTTAATGCCAGCGGGTTATCAGCTCCGTCCAATTGGCAGATGCCTGATGAATGGACTTTTTCCGATGCTACTGGGCATTGGTACACTCCAGGTGAAATGAAAAATGCCGGTTTTAATCTGATTGATGGTGAATGGCTTCATCCAAATGACATTAGAAAGCGTGAAATCGATAAGGAAAATGCTGATATCGAAGCCAGAATATCTGCCAGAAACGCCAACGAAGAAAAGATGCGGCAGGTTCATGCTTTGGGCAGAAAAAAGACGATACTTACTGGACCTGTAGGTGTTTCCGGTGTGGCTAAAGTAGAGAAACAGTTTTTACAAAATTCAAAAGGAGTGATGCAGTGA
- a CDS encoding Com family DNA-binding transcriptional regulator, producing the protein MIDLRCPVCGRLLMKGQIVEVQVKCPKCKKLVKLSCNKE; encoded by the coding sequence GTGATTGATCTTCGTTGTCCTGTATGCGGCAGGTTGCTTATGAAAGGGCAGATTGTTGAGGTTCAGGTTAAGTGTCCGAAGTGTAAAAAGCTGGTTAAACTTTCCTGTAATAAAGAGTAA
- a CDS encoding portal protein: MNVSNKNKYESRLKTLRQERSSWEGHWREISDYILPRKGVYDGIIPNDGSRKNNRIIDSTATRALRILAAGLQGGLTSPARPWFRLGLADRDMSKHKSVRDWISNVEAVMYRALARSNFYSCIHSLYTELAGFGTGILYCEPDVDQGIRFRTLTAGEYCLATDAQGRVDTVYREFKMTARQLEKRFGIDALPATVRTSLASNRDHWFDILHAVQPRDEFNPRKLDKQNMPFESVFILNGMGNEILSESGFMENPYMAPRWDTSAMDVYGRSPGMDVLSDVKMLMEMSKSQIQAVHLTLRPPMKVPSMYSRRLNLLPGGQNPVEQNQQDAIAPLYQVRPDLAGVSGKIQEVRSAIREGFYNDVFMMMAGSTRKVITASEVAERHEEKLIQLGPVIDRQHTELLDPLIDRVFGILTRAGKLPEPPSCLDGMDIRIDYISILAQAQKMVGTQSIQSLSEFVGRLAGANPEILDKVDMDRAVDEYAELIGVPTGIVRSGDEVEKFRTQRREMQLQQQKMQQGMAAASAGTSMIKDLSQAGFTRNEVAGFAGKAEQIMSSM, encoded by the coding sequence ATGAATGTAAGTAATAAAAATAAGTACGAATCCAGGCTGAAAACGCTCAGGCAGGAGCGTAGTTCGTGGGAGGGGCATTGGCGGGAAATAAGTGATTATATTCTGCCGCGAAAAGGTGTGTATGATGGCATTATTCCCAATGACGGGAGCAGAAAAAATAATCGTATTATTGATTCCACTGCAACAAGGGCTTTAAGGATTCTTGCAGCAGGTTTACAAGGCGGGCTTACTTCCCCGGCGCGTCCTTGGTTCCGGCTGGGACTTGCTGATCGGGATATGTCCAAGCATAAATCTGTTCGCGACTGGATTTCTAATGTTGAAGCGGTCATGTATAGGGCACTTGCTCGTAGTAATTTTTATTCGTGCATACATTCACTTTATACGGAGCTTGCGGGGTTCGGAACAGGGATACTTTATTGTGAACCGGATGTTGATCAAGGCATAAGATTTCGTACTTTGACAGCCGGAGAATATTGTCTTGCAACCGATGCGCAGGGTCGAGTTGATACCGTTTACCGTGAATTCAAAATGACAGCGCGCCAGCTTGAAAAAAGATTCGGTATTGACGCTCTTCCTGCAACTGTAAGAACCAGTTTGGCCAGTAATCGGGATCATTGGTTTGATATTCTGCATGCGGTTCAGCCCCGTGATGAATTCAATCCCAGAAAACTTGATAAGCAGAATATGCCTTTTGAATCAGTATTTATTCTTAACGGTATGGGAAATGAAATCCTTTCGGAAAGCGGATTCATGGAAAATCCCTACATGGCACCGCGCTGGGATACCTCGGCAATGGATGTGTATGGCAGATCGCCGGGGATGGATGTTTTGTCAGATGTTAAAATGTTGATGGAAATGAGTAAAAGTCAAATTCAGGCTGTGCATTTGACTCTGCGTCCGCCTATGAAAGTGCCTTCCATGTACTCGCGCAGGCTTAATCTTCTTCCCGGAGGGCAGAATCCGGTTGAACAGAATCAACAGGATGCTATTGCTCCGCTTTATCAGGTCCGGCCGGATCTTGCCGGAGTGAGTGGTAAAATTCAGGAAGTCCGGTCTGCAATTCGTGAAGGGTTCTATAATGATGTTTTCATGATGATGGCCGGTTCAACCCGTAAAGTTATTACAGCTTCTGAAGTTGCCGAGCGGCACGAAGAAAAACTGATCCAGTTAGGGCCGGTGATTGATCGTCAGCATACAGAACTTCTCGATCCGCTTATTGACAGAGTTTTCGGGATCTTAACGCGCGCAGGTAAATTGCCGGAGCCTCCGTCCTGCCTTGACGGTATGGATATCCGAATCGATTATATTTCAATTCTTGCTCAGGCTCAGAAAATGGTCGGGACTCAGTCAATTCAGTCGCTATCTGAATTTGTGGGAAGACTCGCCGGAGCAAACCCTGAGATTTTAGATAAGGTTGATATGGATCGCGCGGTTGATGAATATGCTGAATTGATAGGGGTGCCGACAGGTATTGTACGATCCGGTGATGAGGTTGAAAAGTTCAGGACTCAACGAAGAGAGATGCAGCTTCAGCAGCAGAAAATGCAACAGGGCATGGCCGCGGCTTCTGCAGGCACAAGTATGATTAAAGATTTATCGCAGGCAGGATTTACTCGCAACGAAGTTGCGGGATTTGCCGGAAAAGCAGAGCAGATTATGAGTTCAATGTAA
- a CDS encoding ABC transporter permease — MSTLKLFSFKRFMAITGKEFIQMRRDRLTFAMMIGIPIIQLILFGYAINSDPRHLPLAILSGDNSQYSRAIVSDMQTSTYFDVDRFISSRAEANKLLELGEVQFVLTIPEQFGQKIERGERPTLLLEADATDPMATGNAVNSMKEIVNRAMEQELKGSLSYLLPKDPPVNMLIHADYNPEAISQYNIVPGLMGVILTMTLSMITSLAITRERERGTMENLLTTPVRPLEVMLGKIIPYVLVGYIQVMLIMLASIFLFNVPINGNPVIIFLYSSFFIAANLTVGVTISTIAKNQLQAVQMSIFFFLPSLLLSGFMFPFRGMPQWAQTLGSFLPLTHYLRLVRGVLLKGSGWMESTHHLWPIIIFWLVILAVGLKRYKKTLD; from the coding sequence ATGAGCACCCTAAAATTGTTTTCTTTCAAAAGGTTCATGGCAATTACGGGAAAAGAATTCATACAAATGCGTCGTGACAGGCTGACCTTTGCCATGATGATCGGCATTCCGATCATTCAATTGATTCTTTTCGGATACGCAATAAATTCTGATCCGAGGCATTTGCCTTTAGCCATACTCTCCGGTGATAACTCTCAATATTCACGCGCCATAGTCTCCGACATGCAGACAAGTACATATTTTGATGTTGATCGGTTCATAAGCTCCAGAGCCGAAGCAAATAAATTACTTGAGCTTGGCGAAGTGCAATTCGTGCTGACCATCCCTGAACAATTCGGACAGAAAATTGAACGGGGGGAACGACCGACACTCCTGCTTGAAGCCGATGCAACAGACCCGATGGCCACGGGTAATGCGGTAAATTCCATGAAAGAAATAGTAAATCGGGCGATGGAACAAGAGCTGAAAGGTTCACTGAGCTATCTTCTGCCCAAAGATCCGCCCGTAAACATGCTGATTCATGCGGACTACAACCCCGAAGCCATCAGCCAATATAACATTGTCCCGGGCCTCATGGGAGTAATTCTTACCATGACTCTTTCTATGATAACATCACTTGCAATAACAAGAGAACGGGAACGCGGAACAATGGAAAATCTGCTGACGACCCCCGTCCGCCCGCTTGAAGTAATGCTTGGAAAAATTATTCCATATGTTTTAGTCGGGTATATTCAGGTAATGCTGATTATGCTTGCTTCGATCTTTCTGTTTAATGTCCCGATCAACGGCAATCCTGTGATCATTTTTTTGTATTCATCATTCTTCATTGCCGCGAACCTGACGGTAGGTGTTACAATATCAACTATTGCTAAAAATCAGCTTCAAGCCGTGCAGATGTCCATATTCTTTTTTCTGCCGTCACTATTGCTGTCAGGATTTATGTTTCCGTTCAGGGGTATGCCGCAATGGGCGCAGACACTGGGATCATTTCTACCGCTCACACACTATTTAAGATTAGTACGCGGGGTTCTGCTTAAAGGCAGTGGATGGATGGAATCAACACACCACCTGTGGCCTATAATCATTTTCTGGCTGGTAATTCTTGCGGTGGGACTTAAGAGGTATAAAAAGACTCTTGATTAA
- a CDS encoding ABC transporter ATP-binding protein, which yields MDDQTVINVTGVTKIFGEKTVVNALDMNVKKGEIFGFLGPNGSGKTTFIRMLCGLLQPDAGSGTCLGYDILTESDLIKPKVGYMAQKFSLYGDLTVRENLDFLARAYQLPNRRKLIDEAIERMGLGRFAGQLADSLSGGWKQRLALTGCTLHSPQLLLLDEPTAGVDPSARRDFWDEVHNLAAHGITALISTHYMDEAERCHRLAYIAYGNLLVKGTLEELIANSGLHTWTLKGPRLAEMTPLLRATDGIDQVVAFGNTLHISGRDKAKIENGIKTVAGPDNSFSSSETSLEEVFIDLMKGKMP from the coding sequence ATGGATGATCAGACTGTCATAAATGTAACGGGCGTGACCAAAATTTTCGGGGAAAAAACTGTTGTGAATGCGCTGGATATGAACGTCAAAAAAGGCGAGATATTCGGTTTCCTAGGCCCGAACGGATCAGGTAAAACAACGTTTATTCGCATGCTTTGCGGCCTGCTTCAGCCTGATGCAGGTTCCGGCACATGCCTTGGGTATGACATTTTAACAGAGTCCGATCTTATAAAGCCCAAGGTCGGATACATGGCTCAAAAATTCAGCCTGTACGGCGATCTGACTGTACGTGAAAACCTTGATTTTCTGGCAAGAGCTTATCAACTACCAAACCGCAGGAAACTGATTGATGAAGCGATAGAACGCATGGGACTCGGCAGATTCGCAGGTCAACTTGCGGACAGTCTATCCGGTGGCTGGAAACAGCGACTTGCTTTAACCGGATGCACATTGCACAGCCCACAGCTGTTACTTCTTGACGAACCAACCGCTGGAGTCGACCCTTCTGCGCGGCGGGATTTCTGGGATGAAGTCCACAACTTGGCCGCGCATGGAATCACAGCTTTGATAAGCACTCATTATATGGACGAAGCTGAACGTTGCCACAGACTTGCCTACATTGCGTATGGAAACCTCTTAGTTAAAGGCACGCTTGAAGAACTCATTGCCAATTCCGGCCTGCATACTTGGACGCTCAAAGGTCCGCGGCTTGCCGAAATGACTCCCCTTCTGCGAGCTACAGACGGGATAGATCAGGTTGTCGCCTTCGGGAACACCCTGCACATAAGCGGAAGGGATAAAGCAAAAATAGAAAACGGTATTAAAACTGTAGCAGGACCGGATAACAGTTTCAGCTCGTCTGAAACAAGCTTAGAAGAAGTCTTCATAGATCTTATGAAAGGAAAAATGCCATGA
- a CDS encoding HlyD family secretion protein: MKKTETRVLLLIFTITICLLLSACTDDENFLWQGYVEGDFVYVSSPLGGQLEEVNVKKGQQVTANQTLFTLERKYEKAGVDEASENLDKSLSDLANKRKGSRPSEIASIKARLKKAKAAESLAATDYKRRADLYRSRTISEEERDTSLSTYQQATQQVNQITSELVTATLGSRSDEINAAESAVDAAKARLVQARWNYDQKEQTAPRSGLVFDTIRYKGEWVPAGNPVLSILPPENRKVKFYVPEPIVGEFRIGEELFLNYDGLNEPVKIKLTYISPKSEYTPPVIYSSQSRAKLVFMLEAYPELKDALCLKPGQPVDVSRNIKYFDHKVGIIDTVKSFFRGRNG; encoded by the coding sequence ATGAAAAAAACTGAAACCCGCGTTCTGCTACTAATCTTTACCATAACAATATGCCTGCTACTTTCAGCTTGTACTGATGATGAAAATTTCCTTTGGCAAGGTTATGTTGAGGGTGATTTTGTTTATGTATCATCCCCTCTCGGCGGACAGCTTGAGGAAGTGAATGTAAAAAAGGGACAACAAGTAACCGCAAATCAAACCCTGTTCACACTTGAAAGAAAGTATGAAAAAGCCGGAGTTGATGAAGCCTCTGAAAATTTGGATAAATCGCTAAGCGATCTTGCGAACAAACGCAAAGGAAGCAGACCTTCTGAAATTGCTTCAATCAAAGCTAGGCTTAAAAAAGCAAAAGCGGCAGAGTCCCTAGCCGCCACCGATTACAAACGTAGAGCAGACCTTTATAGATCAAGGACAATATCCGAAGAAGAACGTGATACATCACTATCAACTTATCAGCAGGCAACTCAGCAGGTAAATCAAATTACATCAGAACTTGTTACCGCTACTCTCGGGTCGCGCTCTGACGAAATAAATGCTGCAGAATCAGCAGTTGATGCAGCAAAAGCGAGACTTGTCCAAGCCCGTTGGAATTACGATCAAAAGGAACAGACCGCTCCGCGCTCAGGTTTAGTCTTCGACACCATCCGGTATAAAGGTGAATGGGTTCCGGCTGGAAATCCGGTTCTTTCCATATTGCCTCCTGAAAACCGCAAGGTAAAATTCTATGTTCCTGAACCGATTGTAGGAGAATTTAGAATCGGAGAAGAATTATTTCTTAACTATGACGGATTAAACGAACCCGTAAAAATTAAACTGACTTATATTTCACCTAAATCAGAATACACTCCGCCGGTTATTTATTCCAGCCAGAGCAGAGCAAAACTGGTCTTCATGCTGGAAGCTTACCCAGAGTTAAAGGATGCGCTGTGCCTTAAACCGGGACAACCTGTAGATGTCAGCAGGAATATAAAATATTTTGATCATAAAGTAGGGATCATCGACACCGTAAAGTCTTTCTTCCGAGGTAGAAATGGATGA